The Cryptococcus depauperatus CBS 7841 chromosome 7, complete sequence genome window below encodes:
- a CDS encoding pantothenate kinase, translating into MPNQSSMPDISIPQARRIAVDTTGAEIVQEESPATRDSRGIYLPCYTEPVSHIAIDIGGSLAKVVYFTRSNLPIFSTPPASRISSPFLPPSQSVAQPSLIINGESSNKPRSPNDSPTLNPHSHAPFDPSPPEQRRPAVNGALIPAVLSEEVSFVPAPTRSENKQKPRPSIQITPHNRRSSLPPPLPGGLLNFARFETDNIDELIVFLQDLIASSATANRVSLDKMKKNVKVMATGGGAHKYYDLLAAEIGVEVHREEEMECLIRGLGFVTRVPEEVFWFSEELVYKVSHPSTSEPEPVPQKSLTIPASEFPRPSPTPPQYQVTFAPTPATDDPTPHFPCLMVNIGSGVSIVKVDENGEFERVSGTSLGGGTLWGLLSLLTDADTFDEMLLLSEQGDNSAVDMLVGDIYGSDANKIGLKSSTIASTFGKVFKKGSNAERATGRKKKFKQEDIAKSLLYAISNNIGHVAYMNAAKYGLDKVFFGGCFIRGHAATISTLSYAIRFWSKGTMTACFLRHEGFLGAIGAWIKNVDESDGRTYDNLISCL; encoded by the exons ATGCCGAATCAATCCTCCATGCCAGACATCTCTATCCCTCAGGCCAGAAGAATAGCAGTGGATACTACAGGGGCAGAGATTGTGCAGGAAGAATCTCCAGCT ACCCGAGATTCCCGAGGAATTTATCTGCCATGTTACACTGAGCCAGTTTCGCATATAGCTATAGAT ATTGGAGGCTCTTTGGCAAAAGTCGTCTACTTTACTCGCTCAAACTTGCCAATTTTCTCAACCCCCCCTGCATCTCGGATATCTTCTCCCTTCCTTCCACCTTCACAGTCTGTTGCCCAACCTTCGCTTATTATCAATGGTGAAAGTTCAAATAAACCTAGGTCTCCCAATGACTCACCCACACTCAATCCTCATTCTCATGCGCCTTTTGATCCCTCACCACCCGAACAACGTCGGCCAGCAGTCAATGGTGCTCTTATACCAGCCGTACTCTCTGAAGAGGTTTCGTTCGTTCCTGCTCCTACCAGGAGCGAAAATAAGCAAAAACCTCGTCCTTCCATCCAAATCACTCCGCATAACCGCCGTTCATCTCTCCCGCCACCTCTTCCTGGCGGTCTTCTCAATTTTGCGCGATTCGAAACAGATAACATTGATGAACTGattgtctttttgcaaGATCTCATTGCTTCCTCAGCAACTGCAAATCGAGTATCTTTGgacaaaatgaaaaagaatgtcaaGGTCATGGCTACAGGTGGTGGTGCTCACAAGTACTATGATTTGCTGGCTGCTGAAATTGGTGTCGAAGTTcatagagaagaagaaatggagtGTCTCATCCGGGGCCTTGGATTTGTCACCCGGGTGCCAGAAGAGGTATTTTGGTTCTCTGAGGAGTTGGTGTACAAGGTTTCGCATCCTTCCACATCTGAACCAGAGCCGGTGCCCCAAAAGAGCCTCACCATCCCTGCTTCCGAATTCCCTCGACCTTCTCCCACTCCACCTCAATACCAGGTTACATTTGCGCCTACGCCTGCCACTGATGATCCTACACCACACTTTCCGTGTTTGATGGTCAATATTGGCAGTGGTGTCAGCATCGTCAAGGTGGATGAGAACGGTGAATTTGAGCGAGTCAGTGGCACATCTCTAGGAGGAGGAACCCTATGGGGATTGTTGAGTCTCTTGACGGATGCAGACACTTTTGACG AAATGTTGCTTTTATCAGAGCAAGGAGACAATTCTGCTGTCGACATGCTTGTGGGAGACATTTATGGTTCCGATGCCAACAAGATTGGATTAAAGTCTTCGACCATTGCGTCGACTTTCGGCAAGGTGTTCAAGAAAGGCTCTAATGCGGAAAGAGCAACaggaaggaagaaaaaattcAAACAAGAAGATATTGCAAAGAGTTTGTTGTACGCTATCAGTAATAACATCGGTCACGTTGC CTACATGAATGCGGCGAAGTATGGACTAGATAAGGTTTTCTTTGGCGGTTGCTTCATACGAG GCCATGCTGCCACCATTTCGACCCTTTCTTATGCCATTCGCTTCTGGAGTAAAGGAACAATGACTGCATGCTTTTTACGGCACGAAGGTTTTCT TGGGGCGATTGGAGCGTGGATaaagaatgttgatgagTCGGATGGACGGACATATGACAATTTGATATCATGTCTTTGA
- a CDS encoding GTP cyclohydrolase 1: MHEPGEWCGDGCVREYEASGKKRGHKLLACHPLSRATRLFIPAMLPKQLRNFLSSSASPRSSYQASCSRHEEAIRPRVVAVVMEASYMFMSMRSVQKPSAITVTSTMLGCFRQQQKTIEEFLTLIQTPSISRH, encoded by the exons ATGCATGAGCCGGGTGAGTGGTGCGGTGATGGCTGTGTCCGTGAGTATGAGGCGAGTGGGAAGAAACGTGGGCATAAGCTCCTGGCATG TCATCCTCTATCTCGAGCTACCCGTCTTTTTATACCTGCAATGCTCCCAAAGCAGCT CCGAAACTTTCTCTCGTCGTCTGCAAGTCCAAGATCGTCTTACCAAGCAAGTTGCTCTCGCCATGAAGAAGCTATCCGTCCGCGAGTTGTCGCTGTGGTCATGGAGGCTTCATATATGTTCATGTCTATGAGAAGTGTCCAAAAGCCTAGCGCGATAACGGTCACAAGTACGATGCTGGGATGCTTTAGGCaacagcaaaagacaatagAAGAA TTTTTGACTCTTATACAAACACCCTCTATTTCAAGACATTAA
- a CDS encoding HAD phosphatase, family IIIA: protein MPPSLSNTYTYLSVLIWPSLLRPHLRVPSISHVDFRTLKKEGFNAVVIDKDNCLTLPHQDEVWPPYQRAWEGLLKTFEPGRVLVVSNSAGTRKDPGGIAAEAVSLSLRAPVLLHTVPKPGCASNILSYFEGKLDEPYTLQRDIVSFGLRLRKEEEKDKRRLWNRWEKQVSGPLLGGPTAEESSYISKSETISKSHLYGADISLEDCATTSRTLKTSENLRILVIGDRLFTDTLLANRLSSCLLSHESESSHLPRVLSIYTTSLPQPRDVRILRWVEERLSRNETQGDYTRFIRNNKELDVEGSNGVLKPTLWEPTRFLTPAWWREINVPPLTWHPRSWKILPLTVAVGRLLGKMARIIGVILLSLSKWGWERSKSFAKQWKERVQRSATAKEVETSPSEKNAQHDNGK, encoded by the exons ATGCCTCCTTCGCTCTCTAACACCTATACCTATCTCAGCGTCCTCATCTggccttctcttcttcgtcctcattTGCGAGTGCCTA GTATATCTCATGTAGATTTTCGCACTctgaagaaggaaggctTTAATGCAGTTGTGATTGATAAGGATAATTGCCTG ACTCTGCCTCACCAAGATGAGGTATGGCCGCCATACCAG AGAGCGTGGGAAGGCCTTTTGAAAACATTTGAACCTGGAAGAGTGCTTGTCGTCTCCAATTCTGCTGGTACCAGAAAAGATCCGGGAGGAATTGCT GCTGAAGCTGTCTCCTTGTCATTACGGGCACCGGTGCTTTTGCATACTGTTCCCAAGCCTGGCTGCGCTTCGAATATCTTGTCTTATTTCGAAGGCAAACTTGACGAACCTTATACCTTGCAGCGTGATATCGTTTCGTTTGGCTTACGATTgcggaaagaagaggaaaaggacaagagaagattgtggaaTAGATGGGAAAAACAAGTCAGCGGACCGCTATTAGGTGGACCGACAGCGGAGGAGTCAAGCTACATTTCAAAAAGTGAAACAATATCCAAAAGTCATCTATATGGGGCAGACATATCATTGGAAGACTGTGCCACTACAAGCCGTACGCTGAAAACATCGGAGAATCTCCGTATACTAGTCATCGGTGATCGGTTGTTCACTGACACTCTCCTCGCCAATcgcctttcttcttgccttttgtCTCATGAATCAGaatcttctcatcttccacgAGTTTTGTCAATATATACCACGTCTCTTCCTCAGCCTCGGGATGTTCGCATTTTACGATGGGTGGAGGAAAGACTGTCCCGGAACGAAACTCAGGGTGACTATACTAGGTTCATCCGAAATAACAAAGAGTTAGATGTTGAAGGATCCAATGGGGTTTTAAAACCTACACTATGGGAGCCAACGCGGTTTTTGACTCCTGCTTGGTGGAGAGAAATCAATGTTCCACCTCTGACATGGCATCCAAGAAGTTGGAAGATTCTGCCTCTGACGGTTGCTGTTGGTAGGTTGTTGGggaagatggcaagaatcATTGGAGTTATTCTACTCTCTTTGTCCAAATGGGGTtgggaaagaagcaaatcATTCGCCAAGCAATGGAAGGAGCGAGTACAAAGGTCGGCAACAGCCAAAGAAGTGGAAACGTCTCCATCTGAAAAA AACGCACAACATGATAATGGCAAGTGA
- a CDS encoding signal peptidase I, with the protein MATFQHFKKSFLRYRPPPVLPTAVRTIQILATLHLVSTTLAELRICKGFSMLPTLSENGDCVLVSPLPYWSSLPLSEKHKQHGPERGDVVVATSPMHPGQAVCKRVIGVEGDLVEIEPRRGGQRKWIDAVGNGYMVDLPGDHLGLEGIDVAQRSGQGQWVKVPKGHVWLVGDNLSNSTDSRKYGPVPIAMVKGKVLARIYPKPKWIKNNVILRNQEIADMKH; encoded by the exons ATGGCTACATTCCAGCACTTCAAAAAGTCATTCTTGCGATACCGTCCACCTCCTGTCCTGCCCACCGCTGTTCGCACGATTCAAATCCTCGCAACCCTTCACCTTGTCTCCACGACGCTTGCCGAGCTACGGATATGCAAGGGCTTTTCGATGCTCCCAACACTCTCTGAGAACGGCGATTGCGTTCTTGTCTCTCCCTTGCCTTATTGGTCGTCTCTGCCTCTCTCCGAAAAACACAAGCAGCACGGACcagaaagaggagatgtCGTCGTTGCGACGTCTCCGATGCACCCAGGCCAAGCGGTTTGCAAGCGGGTCATTGGAGTAGAAGGCGACCTGGTCGAGATTGAGCCTCGGAGAGGTGGCCAGCGGAAATGGATTGATGCAGTAGGCAATGGGTACATGGTCGATCTACCCGGGGACCATCTTGGGCTTGAGGGGATTGATGTGGCCCAGAGGAGCGGGCAAGGACAGTGGGTCAAGGTGCCCAAGGGACATGTCTGGCTTGTAGGAGATAATCTCAGCAACTCTACCGATTCTCGAAAATATGGCCCAGTTCCAATAGCTATGGTGAAAGGCAAAGTACTTGCAAGG ATATATCCAAAACCTAAGTGGATTAAGAATAATGTcatattacgtaatcaagAAATCGCCGACATGAAACACTGA